From one Lotus japonicus ecotype B-129 chromosome 3, LjGifu_v1.2 genomic stretch:
- the LOC130742648 gene encoding receptor-like protein kinase ANXUR1 — protein MLNLSKFGIMLIKCLCFCRSKHISSPQRRYPTVIEELCPQFSLADLRKSTNNFDDNQIVGGGGLGTVYKGCLNHNGTNECAVAIKRINAITDQEFKEFKNEIELLCQLRHPNLVPLIGFYDGKDEKIIVYEYMANGALHNLLHGTKRERLSWKLRLKICIGAACGLHFLHSGAKRTIFHRDIRPYKILLDDNMVAKLSDLRFSLQGPLFKSKPKPKSILNDNFLGTQGYMAPEILQNKTVTDRCDVYSFGVVLLEMVCSDNLELVKCQQQPMEANIDSEIKGKIAAECWEVYVDVIERCLRLDPNERPSMGEVEVQLELALSLQEEADIRNTNGDHYTLLSSTIIGPSPKTHFSQR, from the exons ATGTTGAATCTATCTAAATTTGGAATAATGCTCATCAAATGTTTGTGTTTTTGCCGCTCTAAGCATATCAGTTCCCCTCAGAGGCGCTATCCAACAGTAATAGAAGAGCTATGCCCTCAATTTTCTCTTGCTGATCTTAGGAAATCAACCAACAACTTTGATGACAATCAAATAGTTGGAGGTGGAGGCCTTGGAACAGTATACAAAGGTTGTCTAAACCACAATGGAACTAATGAGTGTGCAGTTGCAATCAAGCGAATTAACGCGATAACTGACCAAGAATTCAAAGAGTTCAAGAACGAAATCGAGTTGCTCTGCCAGCTTCGTCATCCTAATTTGGTCCCTTTAATAGGGTTTTATGACGGCAAAGATGAAAAGATTATTGTGTACGAGTACATGGCCAATGGAGCTCTCCATAATCTCCTACACGGTACGAAAAGAGAACGACTCTCGTGGAAGCTGAGGCTAAAGATATGCATAGGAGCAGCATGTGGACTACACTTCCTTCACTCAGGAGCCAAGCGCACCATATTTCACCGTGACATACGACCTTATAAAATTTTATTGGATGATAATATGGTGGCTAAACTATCAGACTTGCGGTTTTCCTTACAGGGACCTCTGTTTAAGTCAAAGCCAAAACCAAAGTCCATATTGAATGATAACTTTctag GTACACAAGGTTACATGGCCCCTGAGATTTTACAAAACAAGACAGTAACAGATAGGTGTGACGTTTACTCTTTTGGTGTAGTTCTCCTAGAAATGGTATGCAGTGACAATCTAGAACTTGTTAAGTGTCAACAGCAACCTATGGAGGCGAATATTGATTCAGAAATCAAAGGAAAAATTGCAGCAGAATGTTGGGAAGTTTATGTGGATGTCATAGAAAGATGCTTGAGGCTTGACCCAAATGAGCGACCATCAATGGGTGAAGTGGAGGTGCAACTTGAGCTTGCCTTGTCACTGCAGGAAGAAGCAGATATCAGAAACACCAATGGTGATCATTATACTTTATTATCTTCAACCATTATTGGTCCTTCACCAAAGACACATTTTAGCCAAAGATAA